Part of the Woronichinia naegeliana WA131 genome, CCTCACTTAACTTTTTCCCAATCGAGAAGGCACGATTGTTTAGCCTCTCGTCTCCCAATTCACAACTGGCAAAGTTTTTTGTCCACCATTCCAACATTTTTTGACCTGCCCTTTAAGATTTTCTCCATTTTACAGTCTCATACTCCCTTCATCCTTTGTTTTTGAAATTTGAACGATAAGCGGGATGATGGCTTCAGAATATTTTTTTCCTGTCAAGAGAATCATTACTCAAACCCTTGCCAGATAAAGCCTCTAGA contains:
- a CDS encoding transposase translates to MLEWWTKNFASCELGDERLNNRAFSIGKKLSEGFGKALSEVFKGGNELKRAYEFLGIRKQTLSR